A single region of the Deinococcus sp. Leaf326 genome encodes:
- a CDS encoding phage tail protein, with amino-acid sequence MASILVQPDLFLKKKEHGCETVREKLWILFLVRFGCLRAILPLYTALYALLGVAYGGNGTVTFALPDLRGRTPIHQGQAPGRSSYPLGSSGGVASVTLVPQQLAAHVHFARAASDVGESNNPAGKVLARSSEGAAYGPAQSISPMASAAIENTGGSQPHNNLPPFQVINFIIALQGVFPPRS; translated from the coding sequence ATGGCATCTATCCTAGTCCAGCCTGACTTGTTTTTAAAGAAGAAAGAGCATGGATGTGAGACGGTAAGGGAGAAACTATGGATCCTTTTCTTGGTGAGATTCGGATGTTTACGGGCAATTTTGCCCCTCTACACAGCGCTCTATGCCCTGTTAGGCGTCGCCTATGGCGGCAATGGGACCGTCACCTTTGCCCTCCCAGATCTGCGGGGCCGGACGCCCATCCATCAGGGTCAGGCACCAGGCCGCTCGAGCTACCCTCTGGGGAGTTCGGGTGGCGTCGCCTCGGTCACGTTAGTGCCTCAGCAACTGGCGGCACATGTGCACTTTGCACGTGCGGCCAGCGATGTGGGCGAAAGCAACAACCCGGCTGGGAAGGTCTTAGCCCGGAGTAGTGAGGGTGCAGCGTACGGACCTGCACAGTCGATCAGTCCAATGGCTTCGGCTGCGATCGAGAATACAGGTGGAAGTCAGCCCCACAATAATCTGCCGCCCTTTCAGGTCATTAACTTCATTATCGCCTTGCAGGGTG